A window from Acidimicrobiales bacterium encodes these proteins:
- a CDS encoding branched-chain amino acid ABC transporter permease, with amino-acid sequence MALTRRRSPEMVVDYSDDVGLFRSRGMQVGMLLLLVLYLLIPNSLDDFWIGVLNYCAIFAIGGIGLNLLTGYTGQVSLGHAFFIGCGAYAAAWFGGEQGWPMILWLPMAAIVGGVLGAVIGPVALRLHGNYLAIVTIGLLFLGEHIFTEWDAVTGGGRGTAVDASLALGPLDFTKLELFGTTFSRDQSLFFLLWAVVAITALIAKNMVRTRPGRAMQAIRDRDVAAEVVGVSLLRYKVGAFAVSSAMAAVAGAFYGAAIQRFVSPVEFGGTLGLVLSITFVAVIIVGGMGTVFGSILGALVVGALPRVIQNFSGDIPFLSTSPTDDGIVSVASFNNMLFGALIVVFLLVEPRGLAALWLRAKAWLKFWPFSY; translated from the coding sequence ATGGCTCTCACCCGTCGCCGCAGCCCGGAGATGGTCGTCGACTACTCCGACGACGTCGGCCTGTTCCGTTCCCGGGGCATGCAGGTCGGGATGCTCCTGTTGCTCGTGCTGTACCTGTTGATCCCGAACAGCCTCGACGACTTCTGGATCGGGGTCCTCAACTACTGCGCCATCTTCGCCATCGGCGGCATCGGCCTGAACCTGCTCACCGGCTACACGGGCCAGGTGTCGCTCGGTCACGCCTTCTTCATCGGGTGCGGCGCGTACGCGGCGGCGTGGTTCGGCGGGGAGCAGGGTTGGCCGATGATCCTGTGGCTGCCGATGGCGGCCATCGTCGGCGGCGTGCTCGGGGCGGTGATCGGGCCGGTGGCCCTGCGCCTGCACGGCAACTACCTGGCCATCGTGACCATCGGGTTGCTGTTCCTCGGCGAGCACATCTTCACCGAGTGGGACGCCGTGACCGGGGGCGGGCGGGGCACCGCCGTCGACGCCAGCCTGGCCCTCGGTCCGCTGGACTTCACCAAGCTCGAGCTGTTCGGCACCACGTTCAGCCGGGACCAGAGCCTGTTCTTCCTGTTGTGGGCCGTCGTGGCGATCACCGCGCTGATCGCCAAGAACATGGTCCGCACGCGGCCCGGGCGGGCCATGCAGGCCATCCGCGACCGCGACGTGGCCGCCGAGGTCGTGGGCGTCTCGCTGCTGCGCTACAAGGTCGGGGCCTTCGCGGTGTCGAGCGCCATGGCCGCCGTGGCCGGTGCGTTCTACGGGGCGGCCATCCAGCGGTTCGTGTCGCCCGTCGAGTTCGGCGGCACCCTCGGGCTGGTCCTGTCGATCACGTTCGTGGCGGTCATCATCGTCGGCGGGATGGGCACGGTGTTCGGGTCCATCCTCGGTGCGCTGGTGGTGGGTGCTCTCCCGCGGGTCATCCAGAACTTCTCGGGGGACATCCCGTTCCTGTCCACCTCGCCCACCGACGACGGCATCGTGTCGGTGGCGTCGTTCAACAACATGCTGTTCGGGGCGCTCATCGTGGTGTTCCTGCTCGTCGAGCCGAGGGGCCTGGCCGCGCTCTGGTTGCGGGCCAAGGCGTGGCTCAAGTTCTGGCCGTTCTCCTATTGA